From the genome of Pelagicoccus sp. SDUM812003, one region includes:
- a CDS encoding alpha/beta fold hydrolase produces the protein MKQDSTTSKRLRVRDGTELHCEWIRGSSTAWLVCVHGIGEHIGREAHLSRLFADRFNIFRYDLRGHGKSDGLRGYIDSFDTYFRDLEDIVAQLSSTHPNFRYTLFGHSMGALIAAGFAQSCPEQAPAPERLFLASPPIGLGGRGGAMVNSLPRGLVNALCKTPFSIPIGSTLNRHNLSHDKAIARNLETDSLSLKRLHTKLLFGLVQASREVFSRPIAAPCPIFGAIGGDDRIVSCSEALEYFDTHEPGADFRVFEGAYHELHNETDEYRQPYFDFLKTVLTG, from the coding sequence ATGAAACAGGATTCTACCACCAGCAAGCGCCTGCGGGTTCGAGACGGCACCGAACTCCACTGCGAATGGATACGAGGCAGCTCAACGGCGTGGCTCGTTTGCGTCCATGGGATCGGAGAGCACATTGGTCGAGAAGCTCACTTGTCGCGACTCTTCGCTGATCGTTTCAACATATTTCGATACGACCTCCGCGGCCACGGGAAAAGCGATGGGCTGCGCGGCTACATCGATTCGTTCGACACCTACTTTCGCGACCTGGAAGACATCGTCGCCCAACTCTCCAGCACGCATCCAAATTTTAGATACACGCTTTTCGGACACTCTATGGGCGCTCTTATCGCCGCTGGGTTCGCGCAATCCTGCCCTGAACAAGCCCCCGCACCCGAGCGCCTTTTTCTTGCCTCTCCCCCGATCGGACTCGGAGGACGCGGCGGAGCGATGGTCAACTCCCTTCCTCGCGGCCTCGTCAACGCGCTCTGTAAAACGCCTTTCTCCATCCCCATCGGATCGACGCTCAACCGTCACAATCTTTCGCACGACAAAGCGATCGCCCGGAATCTCGAAACGGACTCCCTAAGCCTCAAGCGTCTCCATACCAAACTCCTCTTCGGCCTCGTGCAGGCCTCAAGAGAGGTGTTCAGTCGCCCGATCGCCGCCCCCTGCCCTATCTTCGGGGCCATTGGCGGCGATGACCGAATCGTCTCCTGTTCCGAAGCCCTAGAGTACTTCGACACCCATGAACCGGGGGCTGACTTTCGGGTTTTCGAGGGAGCCTACCATGAATTGCACAACGAGACCGACGAATACCGACAGCCTTATTTCGATTTTCTGAAAACGGTCCTCACGGGTTGA
- a CDS encoding VOC family protein produces MDTDSKAKLTASSPILLVKDVVAAANHYRDAMGFHYDRFWGEPPNFVILKRDGLFVMLRQADDPKHVVPHWTVADKLWNIYFWVSDVEMLYSEFLARGAKIDYGLCDQPYGCREFGTQDLDGYDIAFGQHIDQTR; encoded by the coding sequence ATGGATACAGACTCGAAAGCTAAACTGACTGCTTCGTCGCCTATTCTGTTGGTAAAGGATGTAGTCGCTGCCGCTAACCACTATCGAGACGCGATGGGGTTTCACTATGATCGCTTTTGGGGAGAGCCGCCGAACTTTGTTATTCTGAAACGTGATGGGCTGTTTGTCATGTTGCGTCAGGCTGACGACCCGAAACATGTCGTTCCTCATTGGACGGTTGCCGATAAGCTTTGGAACATCTACTTCTGGGTGTCGGATGTTGAGATGCTCTACTCGGAGTTCTTAGCGAGAGGAGCGAAGATCGACTACGGGCTATGCGATCAGCCTTACGGTTGCCGCGAGTTCGGAACTCAGGACTTGGACGGCTACGACATCGCGTTCGGACAGCATATCGACCAGACTCGTTGA
- a CDS encoding arylesterase has protein sequence MKSTHTLLSSLLLLVFTLSGGCARHDKIDTVDRSTKILAFGDSLTSGVGAESEYSYPSILSELLNCEIENYGISGEDTTAGLARLPKALEETRPDLVLLCYGGNDMLRKQPTEQTKSNLEKMITLIKAQGADIVLIGVPKPGLTLSVPDLYQDLADQYSLPLEKDSIRRIIQTPSLKSDKVHPNAAGYKVMAESIHQLIIESSSRD, from the coding sequence ATGAAAAGCACACATACCCTTCTCAGTTCTCTTCTGCTTCTTGTATTCACCCTGAGCGGTGGATGCGCTCGTCATGATAAAATAGATACAGTCGATCGATCCACAAAAATACTGGCGTTTGGCGATAGTCTTACCTCAGGCGTTGGGGCTGAATCGGAGTACAGTTATCCATCCATCCTTTCTGAGCTGCTGAATTGCGAGATCGAGAACTATGGAATCAGCGGCGAAGATACCACAGCAGGTCTTGCGAGGCTGCCGAAGGCCCTTGAAGAAACGCGCCCTGACCTCGTTTTGCTCTGCTACGGAGGGAATGATATGCTGCGCAAACAGCCCACGGAACAGACAAAATCCAATCTAGAGAAGATGATCACGCTCATAAAGGCCCAAGGCGCGGACATCGTTCTGATCGGTGTCCCCAAGCCGGGATTAACCCTTAGCGTGCCAGATCTCTACCAGGACCTCGCCGACCAATACAGTCTGCCTCTGGAGAAGGATTCGATCCGACGTATCATTCAGACGCCGTCGCTAAAAAGCGACAAGGTTCATCCTAACGCTGCTGGCTACAAGGTCATGGCGGAAAGCATCCATCAGCTCATTATCGAATCATCGTCTCGAGACTGA
- a CDS encoding PilT/PilU family type 4a pilus ATPase: MTNDVQWLTHLLVESSILNPKHCQILRSRLPKDIDAREFSEILQDYDLCPDKELLKSLLEQALQQDRAGVKPPCNPFATEEERAAAVQTATQTQPSSDASRAVATTPRFENETVAKPAPVARPSTPLETKRPAMQPKSEPARQTVRNPPADVRSVGSSPSALSDATPAFDRPHAAAMPSFDAATIDSEPAARNLLAQALLACQRQGISDLHLSAGSRPFGRKDRQIAYLGSAPLSAAKADLLNKSFLSPRKRQAFEESRDLDYALELGPGARFRINVMQHKDGVAGTYRVVTERIRSLAELGFEATGQIEKLLDYHNGLVLLTGPAGSGKSTTLAALVDYMNEHRTDHIISVEQPIEFVHRSRQCQITQREVGSHTQTFHSALKGALRQDPDIIVIGEMRDLQTIEMAISASETGHLVIGTMHTSDASTTLNRLLDVFPAAQQQQIRAMVSESLRGIICQRLLPGRNGGTHLAAELLISNVAVKNLIRESKIEGLSNVIETGASQGMILMDKSIMKLWQSGAISGSVARANLVSEMLKAQIPA; this comes from the coding sequence ATGACCAACGACGTGCAATGGCTGACCCACCTACTGGTGGAGTCTAGCATCCTGAACCCGAAACACTGTCAGATCCTGAGGTCGAGACTTCCCAAGGACATCGATGCCCGAGAGTTCAGCGAAATCCTTCAGGACTACGATCTCTGCCCGGACAAGGAGTTGCTGAAAAGTCTGTTGGAGCAGGCGCTGCAACAGGACCGAGCCGGTGTGAAGCCGCCTTGCAACCCATTTGCCACGGAAGAAGAGCGAGCGGCCGCCGTGCAGACTGCCACTCAAACACAGCCGAGTTCGGATGCCAGCCGGGCGGTGGCGACTACGCCGCGTTTCGAGAACGAGACCGTCGCTAAGCCGGCTCCCGTGGCGCGCCCATCTACTCCGCTGGAGACGAAGCGTCCTGCCATGCAGCCAAAGTCCGAACCCGCCCGACAGACGGTTCGGAATCCGCCGGCTGATGTTCGCTCCGTGGGGTCTTCGCCATCAGCCCTCTCTGACGCCACCCCCGCCTTCGATCGACCGCACGCCGCTGCGATGCCGTCATTCGACGCCGCGACGATCGACTCCGAGCCCGCGGCAAGAAACCTGCTCGCTCAGGCGTTGCTCGCTTGTCAGAGGCAGGGGATCAGCGACCTGCACCTTTCGGCAGGTTCTCGGCCCTTTGGGCGCAAGGATCGGCAAATCGCCTACCTCGGCTCCGCTCCTTTGTCTGCGGCGAAAGCTGACCTGTTGAACAAATCCTTTCTGTCGCCCCGCAAACGGCAAGCCTTCGAGGAAAGCAGGGACCTCGACTACGCTCTTGAGCTTGGACCGGGGGCTCGCTTCCGAATCAATGTCATGCAGCACAAGGATGGCGTCGCGGGCACCTATCGTGTCGTCACGGAACGGATACGAAGCCTTGCCGAGCTGGGGTTCGAGGCGACCGGCCAAATCGAGAAGCTGCTGGACTACCACAATGGGCTAGTGCTGCTGACAGGACCTGCCGGATCGGGAAAATCGACCACATTGGCGGCGCTCGTGGACTACATGAACGAGCACCGAACCGACCATATCATCAGCGTGGAGCAGCCGATCGAGTTCGTTCATCGCTCCCGCCAATGCCAGATCACCCAACGCGAGGTCGGCAGCCACACCCAGACCTTTCACAGCGCCTTGAAGGGGGCCCTGCGTCAGGATCCGGACATCATCGTCATTGGCGAGATGCGCGACCTGCAGACCATCGAGATGGCGATCAGCGCTTCGGAGACCGGTCACCTCGTCATCGGCACCATGCACACCAGCGATGCCTCGACCACCTTGAACCGCCTCCTTGACGTTTTCCCGGCCGCTCAGCAACAGCAGATCCGAGCGATGGTTTCCGAGTCGCTGCGCGGCATCATCTGCCAGCGACTGCTTCCGGGCAGGAACGGCGGCACTCATTTGGCTGCGGAGCTCCTGATCAGCAACGTGGCGGTGAAAAACCTGATTCGCGAAAGCAAGATCGAGGGGCTGTCCAACGTGATCGAAACCGGAGCCAGCCAAGGCATGATCCTCATGGACAAGTCCATCATGAAGCTCTGGCAGAGCGGGGCCATCTCCGGCTCCGTGGCTCGGGCGAATCTTGTTAGCGAAATGCTCAAGGCCCAAATCCCCGCATAA
- a CDS encoding PilT/PilU family type 4a pilus ATPase, with translation MAQIDALLKEMLSNDGSDLHLTVGQPAKIRASGSIRDLCASPISESEMQALLREICHEEQWQKFMDTGDLDLAHEIPGVARFRGSFLNNYWGPGAVFRQIPAKILSFDDLKLPAQLKDICNLNEGLVLVTGPTGSGKSTTLAAMIDYINETQDKHIITIEDPIEFVHPCKRSVIVHREVGEHSQSFANALKGAMRADPDVVLVGEMRELETIKLALSCASMGMLVFGTLHTNNAPKTIDRIIDAFPAAEQNQVRTMLASCLSAVVSQLLCKREPKGRVAVHEILLKHEALPNCIRTGKISNVRGLIESSQSRGMVTMDTSIMKCLQGGLISRDEAYMKSTNKDLFAPGRN, from the coding sequence ATGGCCCAAATCGACGCCCTCCTAAAGGAAATGCTCAGCAACGATGGCTCCGACCTCCACTTGACGGTTGGCCAGCCTGCCAAAATCCGCGCTTCGGGATCGATTCGCGACCTTTGCGCCTCGCCAATCAGCGAAAGCGAAATGCAAGCCTTGCTGCGCGAAATCTGCCACGAGGAACAATGGCAGAAGTTTATGGATACAGGCGATCTGGATCTCGCGCATGAGATTCCAGGCGTCGCCCGATTTCGGGGAAGTTTTCTCAACAACTACTGGGGACCTGGGGCGGTGTTTCGTCAGATCCCGGCCAAGATTCTCTCCTTCGACGATCTGAAGCTTCCCGCTCAACTGAAGGATATCTGCAATCTAAATGAGGGTCTCGTTCTCGTGACGGGACCGACAGGTAGTGGAAAATCGACTACGCTGGCTGCGATGATCGACTACATCAACGAGACGCAGGACAAGCATATTATCACCATCGAGGACCCGATCGAATTCGTGCATCCGTGCAAACGCAGCGTCATCGTCCACCGCGAAGTGGGCGAGCACAGCCAATCCTTCGCCAACGCTCTCAAAGGTGCGATGCGGGCCGACCCGGACGTGGTGCTGGTGGGTGAGATGCGTGAGCTGGAGACCATCAAGCTCGCCCTCAGCTGCGCCTCGATGGGCATGCTGGTTTTCGGCACCTTGCATACCAACAACGCCCCGAAGACCATCGATCGCATCATCGACGCGTTTCCTGCCGCGGAGCAGAACCAGGTTCGGACCATGTTGGCGAGTTGCCTCTCAGCGGTCGTTTCACAGTTGCTCTGCAAGCGAGAGCCCAAGGGGCGAGTGGCGGTGCATGAGATTCTTCTCAAACATGAAGCTCTGCCAAATTGCATCCGCACCGGCAAGATCAGCAACGTGCGGGGACTGATCGAGAGTAGTCAGAGTCGTGGTATGGTCACCATGGATACGAGCATCATGAAGTGTCTGCAAGGTGGTCTTATTTCCCGTGATGAGGCTTACATGAAATCTACCAACAAGGATCTCTTCGCCCCTGGGCGAAACTAG
- a CDS encoding PAS domain-containing sensor histidine kinase, with protein sequence MLKASASSIQDHKLTTSSGEQYEFSEIATPSPPLIQEAKFSDSERNALHGLLNVHQDFVYSFDEDLRLTFVNQALLSLWGLTKEDAVGKNFAELGYPQSLVELHEAQLKLAFLGKTIRGENEYNNPDGKYGYYEYIFAPIRKQDGSVNSVVGVTRDITHRKLLEEERERLLYAIAHDMRSPLGVIAAGSDLLELDNSKDVLQLIKGNARRAIRLLEDLLDSARIRAGESVLLRQQSIDLRTLCMETIEEFKILHGDRFAIDVPDTESPCLAHVDPHAIQRVLANLVSNAVKYGVQGAPITIALRKGDEQRYELSVRNVCDKPIPEKQLKEFFELFRRGAIEGKAHASRGWGIGLPTSARLVKEHGGELEARSDENAGTTFTAIIPAKTERSP encoded by the coding sequence ATGCTCAAAGCAAGCGCCAGCTCCATCCAAGACCACAAGTTGACCACCTCCAGCGGTGAGCAGTACGAGTTTTCCGAGATCGCTACTCCCAGCCCACCCTTGATTCAGGAAGCGAAATTCTCTGATTCGGAGCGAAACGCTCTGCACGGCCTCCTCAACGTCCATCAGGACTTCGTCTACTCGTTCGATGAGGACCTGCGACTCACCTTCGTCAACCAGGCATTGCTATCGCTTTGGGGTCTGACGAAAGAGGACGCCGTCGGAAAAAACTTCGCTGAGCTGGGCTATCCGCAATCCCTCGTGGAACTGCACGAGGCCCAGCTAAAGCTGGCGTTTCTGGGGAAAACGATTCGCGGAGAAAACGAATACAACAACCCTGATGGCAAGTATGGGTACTATGAATACATTTTCGCTCCCATAAGAAAGCAGGACGGTTCGGTCAATTCGGTGGTCGGAGTGACGCGAGACATCACCCATCGCAAATTGCTGGAGGAAGAACGAGAGCGTTTGCTCTACGCGATCGCCCACGACATGAGGTCCCCCTTAGGCGTCATTGCCGCAGGCAGCGATCTGCTCGAACTGGATAACAGCAAAGACGTGCTCCAGCTCATCAAGGGAAATGCCAGAAGAGCCATCCGACTATTGGAGGACCTGCTCGACTCAGCCCGAATTCGGGCCGGAGAATCAGTGCTGCTGCGACAGCAATCCATCGACTTAAGAACGCTTTGCATGGAAACGATCGAAGAGTTCAAGATCTTGCACGGCGACCGATTCGCCATAGATGTCCCGGATACCGAATCCCCCTGCCTTGCCCACGTCGACCCCCACGCGATTCAGAGAGTCCTAGCCAACCTGGTCTCCAACGCGGTCAAATACGGCGTTCAAGGCGCTCCGATCACGATCGCACTACGAAAGGGAGACGAGCAACGCTATGAGCTCTCTGTGCGAAACGTATGCGACAAGCCCATCCCCGAAAAGCAATTGAAGGAATTCTTCGAACTCTTTCGGCGCGGCGCCATTGAAGGCAAAGCCCATGCCTCCCGGGGCTGGGGCATTGGACTTCCGACCTCCGCCCGGCTCGTAAAAGAGCACGGAGGAGAGCTTGAAGCACGTAGCGACGAAAACGCCGGCACGACTTTCACCGCCATCATCCCCGCGAAAACCGAACGTTCTCCATAG